One Pecten maximus chromosome 16, xPecMax1.1, whole genome shotgun sequence DNA window includes the following coding sequences:
- the LOC117344983 gene encoding chloride intracellular channel protein 2-like isoform X1, which yields MSVNGDSQSSMPTNHVELYIRAGKDGECLGACINCQRFYMILDRKGKAGELTFDVITINMARPPAEFKKLANRLPVLKHGDEILSDNDEIVQYLDENFPYPSLRYDNMLAHSVCLDIFSKFSFYIKQVSHGPENLLKELQAINDYLEGVDCLYLCGNELKHLDCLMLPKLQHIRVAAKAFKDFDIPADMVGLWKYLKNAYANDTFRKSCPSDQEIVHFWESKPETPKLSEEKKKEYGTDGYAEPKFSFDVPL from the coding sequence ATGAGTGTGAACGGAGATAGCCAAAGCAGCATGCCCACAAACCATGTGGAGCTTTACATTCGCGCTGGGAAGGACGGGGAATGTTTAGGGGCATGTATCAACTGCCAGCGGTTTTACATGATTCTGGACAGGAAAGGAAAAGCAGGAGAGCTCACTTTCGATGTCATCACCATCAACATGGCCCGCCCACCAGCAGAATTCAAGAAATTGGCCAACCGTCTTCCAGTCTTAAAACATGGTGACGAAATCTTGTCTGATAATGATGAGATTGTACAGTACCTTGATGAGAACTTCCCATACCCAAGTTTGAGATACGATAACATGCTCGCTCACAGCGTGTGCTTAGATATCTTCTCCAAGTTTTCGTTTTACATTAAGCAGGTGAGCCACGGGCCAGAAAACCTCCTTAAGGAATTACAGGCAATTAACGACTACTTGGAAGGAGTTGATTGTCTTTACCTGTGTGGGAATGAATTAAAACACCTGGACTGCCTAATGCTTCCGAAATTGCAACATATCCGAGTTGCAGCCAAAGCTTTTAAGGATTTTGATATCCCAGCAGATATGGTTGGACTTTGGAAATACCTTAAGAATGCATATGCAAATGATACCTTCCGCAAATCCTGCCCTTCTGACCAGGAAATTGTTCATTTCTGGGAATCGAAACCTGAAACGCCCAAATTGTCTGAAGAAAAGAAGAAGGAATATGGTACAGATGGATATGCGGAACCAAAGTTCTCGTTCGATGTACCTCTGTAA